In the Kwoniella shivajii chromosome 2, complete sequence genome, one interval contains:
- a CDS encoding glyceraldehyde-3-phosphate dehydrogenase, type I — protein MSSVVTRFYPTYRMPIATSYPSELPKVGINGFGRIGRALFRLLLERDDLHLVAVNHTAHSLEHLMTAIMHDSTHGYFRIGKELSICPDDHAELLPATPNNPRPSALLFRGRIIHLFSERDATKLDWSSAGAEYIMESTGKLVTKEKADVHIKYGKAKKVLISAPSKDTLNCVYGVNHHVYTGEDDILSNASCTTNCLAPLALVLQRAFGVETGMMTTIHASTASQKVLDGFSTKDIRQGRSAMGNIIPASTGAAQAVIKVLPELAGKFHGISVRVPVTNVSLVDLTVTLSTSVASKEDLIRPFRAAAARRPIQSSTPHPDGPALAGVLGVSDEKLVSSDYLSSTQSSILDVDATVMLNDRTVKIVAWYDNEWGFSSRMCDLVAYMARRTEE, from the exons ATGTCATCTGTTGTCACTCGGTTTTACCCG ACATACAGAA TGCCCATCGCTACTTCTTACCCTTCCGAACTTCCAAAGGTGGGAATTAATGGGTTCGGCCGTATTG GTCGAGCTCTCTTCCGACTCCTGCTTGAGCGAGATGACCTACATCTTGTGGCTGTCAACCATACCGCCCATTCCCTCGAACACCTGATGACAGCGATTATGCACGATTCAACTCATGGGTACTTCAGGATTGGCAAAGAGCTATCTATCTGTCCTGATGATCACGCAGAACTACTTCCAGCTACACCTAATAACCCTCGACCATCTGCATTGCTGTTCCGCGGAAGgatcatccatcttttctccGAACGAGACGCCACCAAACTCGACTGGTCCTCCGCTGGAGCAGAGTATATAATGGAGTCCACAGGGAAATTGGTAACAAAAGAGAAAGCCGATGTGCATATCAAATATGGGAAGGCCAAAAAGGTTTTGATATCGGCACCAAGCAAGGACACATTGAATTGCGTCTATGGTGTGAACCATCACGTCTACACTGGTGAGGACGATATCCTGAGTAATGCGTCTTGTACT ACAAATTGTCTCGCCCCATTGGCGCTTGTGCTGCAGCGAGCTTTTGGCGTGGAGACTGGTATGATGACCACCATACATGCTAGTACTGCAAGTCAGAAAGTGCTCGATGGATTCAGCACCAAGGATATCAGGCAAG GACGATCGGCAATGGGTAATATCATCCCTGCATCGACGGGTGCCGCACAGGCGGTGATCAAAGTCTTGCCAGAATTGGCTGGAAAATTTCACG GAATATCCGTACGGGTGCCAGTCACAAACGTGTCACTCGTTGATCTTACCGTCACTTTATCAACTTCAGTCGCTTCAAAAGAGGACTTGATCCGGCCGTTCCGAGCAGCAGCTGCCCGTCGACCGATACAATCCAGCACACCTCACCCTGATGGTCCGGCTTTAGCAGGTGTTTTGGGAGTTTCTGATGAGAAGCTCGTGTCTTCTGATTATCTCTCTTCAACACAAAGCAGTATCCTTGATGTCGATGCCACTGTCATGCTGAATGACAGGACCGTTAAGATTGTAGCTTGGTATGACAACGAGTGGGGATTCTCTTCACGAA TGTGCGATCTTGTGGCATATATGGCGAGACGCACAGAAGAATAA
- a CDS encoding tartrate dehydrogenase: MSLIGNHSGAQHESAFEGYANRPERKSTYEVAQIGGDGIGPEVINAGVQAIHAVAKKIGTFTVNFMELDWSSDRYKRSGKYVPEDYIEILHRYDAILFGAVGAPDVPDHVSLWGLRLAICQPHMYANVRRTKVLPGISSPLKGLSPGDLDWCIIRENSEGEYAGHGGRSHRGLEHEIGTEVTIFTRTAIRRIARYAFQVARSRPRKLLTYVTKSNAMRNGMVLWDEVIKEVAKEFPDVTMDHMLVDAMTVRMTLQPKSLDTILATNLHADILSDLAAALAGSIGIAPTANIDPSRTMPSMFEPIHGSAFDITGMGVANPVGTFWSACEMLDWLGESEASQLLMEAIEKTCADGIKTRDLGGNANTQEVTNAVIERIEAL, encoded by the exons ATGTCACTAATTGGAAATCATTCCGGTGCCCAGCATGAATCTGCCTTCGAGGGATATGCTAACCGGC CCGAAAGAAAATCTACATATGAAGTAGCTCAAATTGGTGGGGATGGTATCGGACCAGAAGTAATCAATGCGGGGGTACAAGCGATTCACGCTGTTGCTAAGAAAATTGGAACTTTTACAGTCAACTTCATGGAGCTAGACTGGTCTTCAGACCGATATAAAAGGAGTGGAAAATATGTCCCAGAGGATTACATCGAGATTCTTCACAGATACGACGCTATCCT CTTTGGCGCTGTTGGCGCTCCCGATGTTCCCGATCATGTATCACTTTGGGGCCTGAGACTAGCCATATGTCAGCCCCACATGTATGCCAACGTTCG TCGCACAAAAGTTCTTCCCGGCATTAGCTCCCCTCTCAAAGGTCTCTCACCGGGCGATCTGGATTGGTGTATAATCCGTGAGAACTCTGAAGGTGAATACGCTGGTCACGGTGGCCGGTCCCACAGAGGTCTAGAGCATGAAATTGGAACAG AGGTGACGATTTTCACCAGAACTGCGATTCGCCGAATCGCACGTTATGCTTTCCAAGTTGCACGATCCAGACCCCGAAAGCTCTTGACTTACGTCACAAAGTCCAACGCCATGAGGAATGGTATGGTGCTATGGGATGAAGTCATCAAAGAGGTCGCTAAGGAATTCCCAGACGTT ACTATGGACCATATGCTTGTGGACGCGATGACAGTTCGGATGACTCTACAGCCCAAGTCTTTGGACACGATCCTTGCAACCAACTTGCATGCGGATATATTGTCAGACTTAGCTGCTGCACTTGCAGGATCAATAGGTATCGCCCCGACTGCAAATATCGATCCGTCACGAACCATGCCGTCTATGTTTGAGCCAATTCATGGGTCAGCTTTTGACATCACAGGTATGGGTGTCGCCAACCCTGTTGGTACGTTCTGGAGTGCTTGTGAGATGCTTGACTGGCTTGGTGAGAGTGAAGCTTCCCAACTACTCATGGAAGCTATTGAGAAGACTTGCGCGGACGGGATAAAGACCAGGGACCTGGGCGGTAACGCCAACACTCAGGAAGTCACAAATGCGGTCATTGAGCGGATCGAGGCTTTGTAG
- a CDS encoding 60S ribosomal protein L11, with product MKELRIEKLVINISVGESGDRLTRAAKVLEQLTGQTPVTSKARYTIRSFQIRRNEKIAVHVTIRGPKAEEVLERALKVKEYELRKRNFSETGNFGFGIEEHIDLGIKYDPGIGIFGMDFFVVMGRPGLRVARRKHAVGKVGAQHKVRPEHTVAWFKQRFDGIVSR from the exons ATGAAGGAGCTCCGAATTGAGAAGTTGGTCATCA ACATCTCCGTCGGTGAATCCGGTGATCGACTTACTCGAGCTGCCAAAGTCTTGGAACAACTTACTGGTCAAACCCCCGTCACATCCAAAGCCCGATACACCATCCGATCTTTCCAAATCCGAAGAAACGAGAAGATTGCCGTCCACGTTACCATCCGAGGACCTAAAGCTGAGGAAGTTTTAGAGCGAGCTTTGAAAGTCAAGGAGTACGAGTTAAGGAAGAG AAACTTCTCTGAGACCGGAAACTTCGGTTTCGGTATTGAGGAGCACATTGATTTGGGTATCAAATACGACCCAGGAATCGGTATCTTCGGTATGGATTT CTTCGTTGTCATGGGCCGACCTGGTCTCCGAGTCGCTCGACGAAAGCACGCCGTTGGTAAAGTTGGTGCTCAACACAAAGTTCGACCTGAACA CACCGTCGCTTGGTTCAAACAACGATTCGATGGTATCGTCTCTCGATAA